In one Aeromicrobium wangtongii genomic region, the following are encoded:
- a CDS encoding DegT/DnrJ/EryC1/StrS family aminotransferase — translation MRVPLVDLGAQQAEVAEEVRQGLDRVFAATAFIGGSDVEEFEQAYAAETGVAHCVGVGNGTDALELALRGAGVGPGGEVILPANTFIATAEAVSRIGATPVLVDVDPTHLLIDPHGVAEAVTTRTQAIVPVHLFGQMAPMERIARIAAPAGIPVVEDAAQSQGAVRHGSTSGGVGLVAATSFYPGKNLGAAGDAGAVTTNDPDIARAIRVLAAHGSPAKYVHDVIGMNSRLDTVQAVVLKAKLRRLAGWNENRRKAAELYDSLLWDLPGIARPESAPGNTDVWHLYVVQVDRRDAVLETLHAEGIGAGIHYPTPVHLTRAYAHLGLGRGCFPVAEAAAGRILSLPMFPHISPEQQEYVAASLAAATTLTRGAR, via the coding sequence ATGAGGGTCCCGCTGGTCGACCTCGGCGCCCAGCAGGCGGAGGTCGCTGAGGAGGTCCGGCAGGGGCTGGACCGGGTCTTCGCAGCGACGGCGTTCATCGGGGGCAGCGACGTGGAGGAGTTCGAGCAGGCGTACGCCGCCGAGACCGGCGTCGCGCACTGCGTGGGCGTGGGAAACGGGACCGACGCGCTCGAGCTGGCACTGCGTGGGGCGGGCGTCGGGCCCGGCGGCGAGGTCATCCTGCCGGCCAACACCTTCATCGCCACGGCGGAGGCCGTGTCGCGCATCGGGGCCACGCCCGTCCTCGTCGATGTCGACCCGACCCATCTGCTGATCGACCCGCACGGTGTCGCCGAGGCCGTGACGACCAGGACCCAGGCGATCGTGCCGGTCCACCTGTTCGGGCAGATGGCGCCGATGGAGCGGATCGCCCGGATCGCCGCCCCCGCCGGGATCCCGGTCGTGGAGGACGCCGCCCAGTCCCAGGGGGCCGTCCGTCACGGCTCGACATCGGGCGGAGTCGGGCTGGTCGCCGCCACCAGCTTCTACCCCGGCAAGAACCTCGGCGCCGCCGGCGATGCGGGCGCGGTCACGACGAACGATCCCGACATCGCCCGGGCGATCCGGGTGCTGGCCGCGCACGGGAGCCCCGCGAAGTACGTCCACGACGTCATCGGCATGAACTCACGGCTCGACACGGTCCAGGCAGTCGTCCTGAAGGCCAAGCTCAGGCGGCTCGCCGGCTGGAACGAGAACCGGCGCAAGGCCGCCGAGCTCTACGACTCACTGCTGTGGGACCTGCCCGGGATCGCGCGTCCGGAGTCGGCGCCGGGCAACACCGATGTCTGGCACCTGTACGTCGTCCAGGTCGACCGCCGCGACGCCGTCCTCGAGACCCTGCACGCCGAAGGCATCGGTGCCGGGATCCACTACCCGACGCCGGTCCACCTCACGCGGGCCTACGCCCATCTGGGGCTGGGACGCGGCTGCTTTCCGGTGGCCGAGGCCGCGGCCGGACGCATCCTGTCCCTGCCGATGTTCCCGCACATCTCGCCCGAGCAGCAGGAGTACGTCGCTGCCAGCCTCGCGGCCGCGACCACCTTGACCCGGGGGGCGCGGTGA
- a CDS encoding lipopolysaccharide biosynthesis protein, translated as MRARRNSPDAEAQAAGRASTAFAWSFTNTVVARFGTLAIGVALARLLGPEEFGTFAVAFIALLAVLSFNELGVSLAIVRWTDDPRAIAPTVTSVSLLMSAVITAGMLLAAGPFAEAMGDPDAAGMVQALSLCVLLNGAVATPAALLQRYFRQDRRMISDQVNVWVGAAVSLGLAVSGAGAWSLVIGRLAGALTSGVLLIAYSPLPYRLGLDRRYVRPLLRFGAPLAGASLIVFTIGFVDQLAVGHLLGPVVLGYYVLAFNLSSWPVSIFSQPLRSVAPAMFARLQHDPEAMSAAFHRLLRPLAAVALPICVVLGVTAPDIVSFVYGPAWLPAAEPLRWLCLMAAFRIFFELTYDYLVVLRRSRIILAVQLVWLLALVPLVIAGARIGGAGGAGAGVVAVAAVVVLPMYLRALSRVGIDLRAVWRHCAPALVATVALGGVVAVLAHLIPTAFPALAGSGLVTCVVVGALLWRDRASLTALRTRPAEVAA; from the coding sequence GTGAGGGCACGTCGGAACTCCCCCGACGCCGAGGCACAGGCTGCGGGGAGGGCCTCGACCGCATTCGCGTGGAGCTTCACCAACACCGTGGTGGCGCGATTCGGCACCTTGGCCATCGGCGTCGCCCTGGCCCGGCTGCTCGGCCCTGAGGAGTTCGGGACGTTCGCGGTCGCCTTCATCGCCCTGCTGGCGGTGCTGAGCTTCAACGAGCTCGGGGTGAGCCTGGCGATCGTGCGGTGGACCGACGATCCTCGGGCCATCGCACCCACCGTCACCTCCGTGTCGTTGCTCATGAGCGCCGTGATCACTGCCGGGATGCTGCTGGCTGCCGGCCCGTTCGCGGAGGCGATGGGCGACCCGGACGCCGCGGGCATGGTGCAGGCGCTGAGCCTGTGCGTCCTGCTCAACGGGGCCGTGGCGACCCCGGCGGCCCTCCTGCAGAGGTACTTCCGACAGGACCGGCGCATGATCAGCGACCAGGTCAACGTCTGGGTCGGTGCCGCGGTCTCGTTGGGCCTGGCGGTGTCCGGCGCCGGGGCCTGGAGCCTGGTCATCGGACGGCTCGCCGGCGCACTGACGTCCGGCGTCCTGCTGATCGCCTACTCCCCCCTGCCCTACCGTCTCGGCCTCGACCGCCGGTACGTGCGGCCGCTGCTCCGATTCGGAGCGCCCCTCGCCGGGGCCAGCCTGATCGTCTTCACGATCGGTTTCGTCGACCAGCTCGCCGTCGGCCACCTCCTGGGCCCGGTCGTCCTGGGCTACTACGTGCTCGCCTTCAACCTCTCCAGCTGGCCGGTCAGCATCTTCTCGCAGCCCCTGCGCAGCGTCGCGCCCGCGATGTTCGCCAGGTTGCAGCACGACCCCGAGGCGATGTCGGCGGCGTTCCACCGCCTGCTGCGCCCCCTGGCGGCCGTCGCCCTCCCGATCTGCGTCGTGCTGGGCGTCACCGCGCCCGACATCGTCTCGTTCGTCTACGGACCTGCCTGGCTGCCGGCCGCCGAACCACTGCGCTGGCTGTGCCTGATGGCCGCCTTTCGCATCTTCTTCGAGCTCACGTACGACTACCTCGTCGTCCTGCGGCGCTCGCGCATCATCTTGGCCGTCCAGCTCGTGTGGCTCCTGGCCCTGGTGCCGCTGGTGATCGCCGGCGCCCGCATCGGTGGCGCGGGCGGAGCCGGTGCCGGGGTCGTCGCCGTGGCCGCCGTCGTGGTCCTGCCGATGTACCTGCGTGCACTGAGCCGGGTCGGCATCGACCTTCGCGCGGTGTGGCGCCACTGCGCCCCGGCTCTTGTCGCCACCGTGGCGCTCGGTGGCGTCGTCGCCGTCCTGGCCCATCTGATCCCGACGGCCTTCCCGGCCCTCGCCGGCAGCGGCCTGGTCACCTGCGTGGTCGTCGGCGCACTGCTGTGGCGCGACCGGGCATCGCTGACCGCGCTACGGACACGACCGGCGGAGGTCGCCGCATGA
- a CDS encoding acetyltransferase: MNDLILIGAGGLAREVAEAVAAADRYRIVGIVDDDAALHGTSVGGISVIGGLEQLYWDRSSHVVVCTGQGLTRRAIVAQLAEHDIGPSRFGTVVHPSVHVPRSCFLGVGSVLLAHVAITADARIGRHVVAMPNVTVTHDDVIGDYATLCAGVSLAGGVSVGEAAYLGTNASVRQGLRVGADSTLGMGSTLLSDLPDHQTWAGVPARLLGASPHLRAAATMEAVS, from the coding sequence ATGAACGACCTGATCCTGATCGGGGCAGGAGGCCTGGCCCGCGAGGTCGCCGAGGCCGTCGCAGCAGCCGACCGGTACCGCATCGTGGGCATCGTCGACGACGACGCGGCCCTGCACGGGACGTCCGTCGGCGGCATCTCGGTCATCGGCGGCCTCGAGCAGCTGTACTGGGACCGCAGCTCGCACGTCGTGGTGTGCACCGGGCAGGGCCTGACCCGCCGGGCGATCGTCGCGCAGCTGGCCGAGCACGACATCGGGCCGTCACGCTTCGGCACGGTCGTGCACCCATCGGTCCACGTCCCCCGCTCGTGCTTCCTGGGGGTCGGGTCCGTGCTGCTGGCCCACGTGGCCATCACCGCGGACGCCCGCATCGGACGGCACGTCGTCGCGATGCCCAATGTCACCGTGACCCACGATGACGTCATCGGCGACTACGCCACGTTGTGCGCAGGCGTGAGCCTCGCCGGCGGGGTGAGCGTCGGCGAAGCCGCCTATCTCGGCACCAATGCGAGCGTGCGCCAAGGGCTGCGGGTAGGCGCCGACAGCACCCTCGGGATGGGCTCGACCCTGCTGAGCGACCTGCCGGACCACCAGACCTGGGCGGGCGTGCCGGCACGGTTGCTGGGGGCATCCCCCCACCTGCGCGCGGCAGCCACGATGGAGGCGGTCTCATGA